The Sporosarcina ureae genome includes a region encoding these proteins:
- a CDS encoding ABC transporter ATP-binding protein, which translates to MAIVQVREVEFKRGDNLILQDVDWEIEQGQQWGMLGLNGSGKTSLLSIISTYEIPSSGEVEVLGKRFGSTYLPELRKKIGFVSSSLEKFSDYFWNESIERIIISGKFASFGIYEKLLTEDWLRADYLVKEFRLEHVKGKKFRLLSEGEKRRVLIARALMGDPELLILDEPCSGLDILAREQFLEALETATKNNVHLVYVTHHIEELVPEITHVLLLKEGRIVASGPKKEVLTDELLSETYQIPVTIEWHAERPYLSMK; encoded by the coding sequence GTGGCAATTGTACAAGTGCGAGAAGTTGAGTTTAAAAGAGGAGACAATCTAATCTTACAAGATGTGGATTGGGAGATTGAGCAAGGGCAACAGTGGGGTATGCTTGGACTGAATGGTTCGGGTAAGACTTCATTATTATCCATTATTTCTACATATGAAATTCCTTCTAGTGGTGAAGTGGAAGTGCTTGGCAAACGATTTGGAAGTACCTATTTACCTGAATTACGTAAAAAAATTGGCTTTGTCAGTAGTTCTTTAGAAAAATTCTCGGACTACTTCTGGAATGAATCGATTGAGCGGATCATCATCAGTGGAAAGTTTGCAAGCTTTGGTATTTACGAAAAACTACTAACTGAAGACTGGCTACGTGCTGATTATTTAGTGAAAGAATTTCGGTTGGAGCACGTCAAAGGGAAGAAATTCAGACTACTCTCTGAAGGTGAAAAACGTCGTGTGTTAATTGCACGAGCTTTGATGGGGGATCCAGAGTTATTGATTTTGGATGAGCCTTGTTCGGGGTTGGATATTTTGGCAAGAGAACAATTTCTTGAAGCACTTGAAACAGCTACCAAAAATAATGTGCACCTCGTTTACGTTACACATCATATAGAGGAACTGGTTCCTGAAATCACTCATGTACTATTACTAAAGGAAGGAAGAATTGTAGCCAGTGGACCTAAAAAAGAAGTGTTGACGGATGAACTGCTATCCGAAACATATCAGATTCCTGTGACTATTGAATGGCATGCTGAACGACCATACCTTTCGATGAAATAA
- a CDS encoding phospholipase D family protein: protein MLKEKHEMTKKRIASYVLLFVALLYVGVMLWQTYKPLPPGISYKGDLHQVEDVEFIYDLTYSKTKSKDHYKSELRIFNEVFQMIEDAQEFVVLDFFLMDDYYDEKEDFPQIADQLTDVLVKKKEEFPDIPIVYITDPVNTGYESYESEWFKALEKAGVQVVYTDLEPLRDSMPLYSGVYRIFLQWFDFNGKNRFPNFLASDAPDVKLSSYLKLLNVKANHRKTLVTEQAALVTSSNPHAASGRHGNAAFKVKGPIQNDILEAEEAVLQYSSGGKLPRIEVEEQKGPYQVQYLTESKVMDALVNDIQKAKKDDVIRMGMFYLSEQEVIRPLEQAANRGVRVEIVLDPNENSFGSKKSGLPNRPVVQEIRENTDDKIKVRWYNTVIGQYHTKLVTVQTEEETYITNGSSNITERTLRDYNLEANLRIIAPTDSELTDEINAYFNRIWDNEDALYTLDVEEYQNSLTFFQRGIYALQRWGKLTTY, encoded by the coding sequence GTGTTGAAAGAAAAACATGAAATGACTAAAAAGCGTATAGCTTCCTATGTGTTGCTTTTCGTTGCATTGCTATATGTGGGTGTCATGCTTTGGCAAACGTATAAGCCGTTGCCGCCAGGTATTTCCTATAAAGGAGACCTTCATCAAGTAGAAGACGTAGAATTCATATATGATTTAACGTACTCCAAGACGAAGTCGAAAGATCACTACAAATCAGAACTTCGTATATTCAATGAAGTGTTTCAAATGATTGAAGATGCACAAGAATTTGTCGTACTCGACTTTTTTTTAATGGATGATTACTACGATGAGAAAGAAGATTTTCCTCAAATTGCAGATCAACTAACAGATGTACTTGTGAAGAAAAAAGAAGAGTTTCCTGATATACCGATTGTCTACATAACGGATCCAGTGAATACCGGCTACGAATCTTATGAATCGGAATGGTTTAAAGCATTGGAAAAAGCAGGCGTGCAAGTAGTGTACACAGACTTAGAGCCATTACGTGATTCGATGCCTTTATACTCGGGGGTGTATCGCATCTTTCTACAGTGGTTTGATTTTAACGGAAAAAATCGTTTCCCGAACTTTTTGGCGAGTGATGCGCCAGATGTGAAACTTTCTTCTTACTTGAAGTTGTTGAATGTTAAAGCGAATCATCGAAAAACTCTCGTGACAGAACAAGCGGCATTAGTTACGTCCTCAAATCCTCACGCTGCTAGTGGTCGACACGGCAATGCGGCATTCAAAGTGAAAGGCCCAATCCAAAATGATATATTGGAAGCGGAAGAGGCTGTGCTTCAGTATTCGTCAGGCGGAAAGTTACCGCGTATCGAGGTAGAAGAACAAAAGGGTCCCTATCAAGTACAGTATTTGACCGAAAGCAAGGTCATGGACGCCTTAGTGAACGATATTCAAAAAGCAAAAAAAGATGATGTGATCCGTATGGGTATGTTTTATCTTTCAGAGCAAGAAGTCATCCGACCCTTAGAACAAGCGGCTAATCGGGGTGTGCGGGTAGAAATTGTTCTAGACCCGAACGAAAACTCATTCGGCAGTAAAAAGTCCGGTTTGCCTAATCGCCCCGTTGTCCAAGAGATCAGGGAGAATACCGATGATAAAATTAAAGTACGTTGGTATAATACCGTAATCGGTCAATATCACACCAAATTGGTAACCGTACAGACTGAAGAAGAGACGTATATTACAAATGGATCTTCCAATATAACAGAGCGCACGTTACGTGATTACAACTTGGAAGCGAATCTGCGCATTATAGCACCAACGGACAGCGAGCTGACAGATGAAATCAACGCGTATTTCAACCGGATATGGGATAATGAAGATGCGCTATATACTTTAGACGTAGAAGAATATCAAAATAGCCTGACATTCTTCCAACGCGGGATCTACGCTCTGCAACGATGGGGAAAGCTAACAACATATTAA